CCCAAAACCAAATAGTATGAAACGATTTTTATTTTTCTCGATTTTAGGTATTTTTTGCTTGACAATTTCAGCACAGACAAAAACATGGGTGGGACCTTCTGGCGGCAACTTTAATGTAGATGGCAATTGGGATCCATTTGGTGTACCAAGTTCAACTCATGATGTTATAATTCCCACAGGAAGTGTTATGACTTTTAATGCTTCAGCAAATATTAAATCTTTTGATTTTCAAGGAAATGCAATGGTTACAATAGAACATAATATTTCCACGTCCTCTGTTTCTTCTATCTCAACCAATGTGATTGTTACTTGGACCACTGGACAGTTAAGTGGGAATGGCACAATTAATAACCTTGGAATAGTTAATATAGTTGAAGGCCCTTCATCCTCTCAAACACTTAGGGACCAATTGATTCTGAACAATGAAGGAACAATCAATTTTAATGACTCTGGACTCTTTAAAATGGGTTACGGAACTCCAACACTTAACAACTTACCTACGGGAATTCTCAATCTAAATACAGACACATCAATTGTAGGAGGTAATAGTCAGTGGGGATCTATCGTAAACACAGGTTTAATAAAAAGAGCACAGGGAACAGGTGTTTTTGAAATAAATGCTCCATTACTAAATAACAATGGAACTATTTTAGTGGAAAGCGGAACCTTGCAATTTACTAAAGAAAATACCGTGCTAACCGATGGTACTTATAATGTAGCGACCAATGGTACTCTGGAATGGAGCATTGGAATTAACCCAGGAATAATCTGCGAAGGCACTCTTAGCGGGCAACTGGACGGGCCCATAAATTGGAACAGAAAGTTAAGTGTTGCAACAGGAACGGAAGCCATTTTCGATTTTGATGGGCCAGCTGGTGTTAATTGGTTCCAAGGAGACCTTCAAGATGATGGCACTCTTACCAATCTTGGAATACTTAATATAGTAGATGGTGGTCAAAGCACAGCCATCAGGGACCAAATAACCCTAAACAATGAAGGAACTATAAATATTAATGAATCTGGTCAAGTTAAATTAGGATATGGTAATCCAAGCTTGAACAATCTTCCCACAGGAGTTATCAACTTAAATTCTGATGGTTTAATTGTAGGAGGCAATAGTCAGTGGGGAACTATCGTAAACACAGGTTTAATAAAAAGAGCACAGGGAACAGGTGTTTTTGAAATAAATGCTCCATTATTAAATAACAATGGAACTATTTTAGTGGAAAGCGGAACTTTGCAATTTACTAAAGAAAATACCGTACTGACCGATGGTATTTATAATGTAGCGACCAACGGTATTCTGGAATGGCACATTGGAAGTAACCCTGGAATAATCTGTGAAGGCACCCTTAGCGGGCAACTGGCCGGGCCCATAAATTGGAACAGAAAGCTAAGTGTTGCAACAGGAACGGAAGCCATTTTCGATTTTGATGGACCAGCTGGTGTTAATTGGTTCCAGGGAGACCTTCAAGACAATGGCACTCTTTATAATCTTGGGATACTTAATATAGCAGACGGTGGTCAAAGCACAGCCATCAGAGACCAAATAACCTTAAACAATGAAGGAACTATAAATGTAAATGAATCTGGTCAAGTTAAATTAGGGTATGGTAATCCAACCTTGAACAATCTGCCCACAGGAGTTATCAATTTAAACACAAATGGTTCAATTGTAGGAGGCAATAGTGAGTGGGGAACCATTGTAAATACAGGGATTATAAAGAGAGCACAAGAAGCAGGAACTTTCAACATACAAAGCAATGTAAACAATACAGGGTCAGGGAAAATCATTGCCGAAACTGGCAATTTAGAGTTTAGTAGATCCTTACAAGGTGATGGTATTTTAATGGGAAATGGATCGGTACAACTTGGAAGTAACATTATTTTTGAAGGCACCCTTTCGCCAGGTGGCTACCCCGGAACTTTAACCCATATTAACGATTATGCCTCATCAACCAATGCGATCTTAGCCATTGAAATATACGGACCAAACGCTGGCTCTCAATTTGATGTATATGATGTCCAGGGAGATGCCATTTTAGAAGGCACTATTCTCGTAGACTTAAACTACGAAGCAAATTTAAATGATGAATTTGTAATTCTTACGGCAAACGACATTACAACTTGTAACCTACCGGCAAGCGTTACTGCACATCACGACGGCCATAATTATACTTTTGATGTAATCTGCAACCCAAATGATGTTACGCTAAAAGTAAGCAACATTGTTTTGGGAACCGAAGAAAATTCTCTGAGCAATCTAACCCTGTTTCCAAACCCTTCAAATGGGCAATTCATTATAAACCTTGGTCAGGAATATACAAATGTTTCTGTGCAAATTACAAACATGCTCGGGCAACTTATATCTGAAGAAAATTACACTTCGGCAAAAACAATAGAACAGCAGATAAATGCTTCGGCAGGCATGTATTTCGTAAAAGTGAGCACAGCTAAAGAAGGATCCAACACTTTAAGGATTATAAAACAGTAGATCGTTCAATAGCTTTTAGGTTGGACATCAGCCGGAATGCCCCTGAAAAATGGGGCATTTTTTATTGCCAATTATACATCTTATATCTTTCAGCGAAGCGGTCTTACGTCCTAAATCCATTTCTTTTTGATGACCTTTTAAACAATTATCGTTATGGTATTGAAACGCCAATTGGCTTGAGGTTTAATAGCTGTCAATTAAAATTAAAAATAGGACAAATTTCAAATTGAAAAAGAAAGTTTAAAATCGTATATTTCCATAGATTTCTATGGAAGATACACTCACTCAAGGAAAATTTAAACTATTGGATGCTTTCTTAAATAATGAGGAGGCAACAATACGTGAATTTTATATTGCCGAATATCCGAAAACAAAATATTACATCCTTAAAAATGGAGGCACTATAGATAATGCCAAAGATGTTTTTCAGGAAGCTTATTTTGTTTGTTGGAAAAAACTGAGCTCGCGAAAGTTTCAGCCAAAAAACGAAAAAGAGATAGAAGCATATCTATTTACAATAGCCAGAAACAAATGGATAGACCAAACAAGAACTGTAGCTAAAAGAAAAACAACTTCAATAAACGATAAAATGTATCAACTAGCAGCAGATGACACACCAGCGAGTGAACTGAACAAAAAGGACATGCAACTAACTATAACATTGGCTGCTTTTGAAAACCTTGGCCAAGGATGTAAAGATTTGCTCACGCAGTTTTATTTCCACAAAATGTCTTTACGGAATATTGCGGAAAATCTAAATATTGAAGAAGCCTCGGCTAAAAACAAAAAATACAGGTGCATTCAAAAATTAAAGGAATTGGCACTTGGCAAAAACTAGTACCTAAAAAGTAAAATGAAAAAATGAAATCCCCAATTGAAATAAACTCGTTAGAATGGGACATAATAGAAACGTATCTGGACCAAAATAATGTTTCAGAAGAAGCACTATTGTCAGATAAAAAACTCAACCAAATTTCAAACCTATCCGAAAAAATAGCACACGTAAAACAAGTAAGAATAGAGATTGAAGACAGTATCCGCCAATCGAAAATCAAGGAATTTCACGAGCACATTTCAGCTGATCAAAAAGGTTTATACATACAAAAAGGTGCAGCAAAAAAAACGAAATCAACGACAATATGGTATTCTATTGCCGCGGTATTGGTCGTATTATTTGGAATATTTTGGTTATTGCAAAACACCAATTCTCCAGAAAAAATATTTGCAGCTCATTTTGAAGCAGACCCTGGTTTGCGAACAGTAATGGGCACGACAAACAACTATAGTTTTTACGAAGGAATGATAGTTTATAAACGCGAAGAATACAAAGAAGCTATTAATTGGTGGCAAAAGCTGCTCCCCGAAAAAGCAAACAATGACACTCTAAATTACTTTTTAGGAGTGGCCTATTTAGCCGAAGGAAATGCTGAAAAATCATTAGACTATTTAGAACCTTCCAGTAAATTCAATGAAGGTATTTTTAAAGAAGATGCCGCATATTACACAGCATTGGCAAAAATAAAATTAGGACAAATGGAAGCAGCAAAACAACTGTTAAAACAGCATCCTTCTGAAAGAAATAACAAGTTACTAAAGGCTCTAAACAAATAAACAGAGCCTTAAATACAACTCATATAATTACAACCCTGGACTTTGGTCTGTGGCAATGAAAAAACAGCTGTAATAATATAATCGTACAAGAACACGATTATAAACTGTGCGCACTATTTCCGATAACATTAACTAAAATTGTATGGTATTTAAATACAACAATTTTTTACTTTTAATCCTGACCGCTTTTTTAGTTTTCTCCCAAAAGAGCTTCGGTCAAGACACAGATTTATCTGGCATTAAATTAATAGACGGTTATCTATTAAACAATCAATTAAAAGAGGCAGATATTGCACTACATACGCAAATTGAAAATTTTAAACAGGCCAAACAAATAGATTCTTTGGCGCAATACACAGTATATGTGGGGAAGGTTGCGTTCTTAAAAAGCAACCCAAATAATGCAGCCAAAAAAGCCGATGCATTTTTTAAAAACCTAATAACACTGGGAGCATCCAAACGCGCCCAGCATAAAGCACTGTACGGGCTTTCTCAACTTTATGAGGAATTGGGAAACATCACCGAATCTTTCAATGCTGCTGAAAAATCACTAAATACAATACGATCAGTCCCCAATGCAACGCACAACGAAATTGGCGAGGCATACTATGCGTTAACGTATTCCTATTACATATCCGGAAAATTTTTAGACGCCAACAAACAGGCTAAAAAAGCACTTTCAGAATTAAAAAAATCCGAGATAAAGAACTATAAAAAAATCTCCGACGTCAACAATTTTTTTGGCATTATGATGTGGCGGTCCCAAAAATTAGACAGTGCGCAATACTTCTTTGAAAACGCTATCAAAACCTTACAAAAAATACAGGGCGATTCGGTTTATAAAGTGTATTCCTCCTCAGGCATTAAATTGAATATGGCCCTGGTAATGGAAGCTCGTGGCAATATTTCTGAATCCATACAAACACTGGAAAGGCTCATTCAAGATTGCAATTTTGTTATAAATGAATCAAAAGATGTTCGTGTTGTTTCGCGCAGTAAACGTTTAAAATGGACCGGTATTTCAAACCTCGGTTCGCTTTATACTAATATTGGCCACGTAAATAGAGCCAATAAACTTATGGCGTACATTTACAATAATCGTGATCAATTATACCTCCCAGGCGACCCAGAAATTCCACGTGCGCTTATATTGTTAGCCCAATCGCAAATGGCATTAAAGGAAACAGGCAGCGCTGTTGTTTCCTTAGAAAAAGCACTCGCCATCTACGAGACCGATTCCAGTCCGGATGTATATTGGCAAGCTATTGCAATTGCCAATCTTGCAAGTTGTTACGACCTAAAGGGCGAAATTGAAAAGGCGGAAAAATCATACAGCGATGCCGAAAAATTATACAAAATCGCCCTAGGAGAAAACCTAGACGATACCTACTTAGGTTTTGCACAGGATAAAAGCTTGTTTTTGGCGAAAAACGGTAAAGATGAAGCAGCATTAACCACTTCTTTAAACGCCTATAAGTATTTAAAAAAGAACGGAGGCGAAAACAATAGCGACCTCATTGCTCATACTCTAAACCTTTCAGAAGTGTATTATACTATTGGCGACTTCGCAAAAGCCGCCGAATGGAGCCAAAAAGGAATAGATTATATTGATGCCCGCACTCAAAACAAAAGTACCCGTTTAGATGTATTAAAATTGACCTACCGCAAACCATTGTTGATTTTAGCGAAATCAGAAGCACTTTACGCACAAAACACTTCCAAAGATTCTATTTTTCTCAAAAGTCTTTTGAAAAATTTGGGCGATGCCTTCAAAATTCTTGAGGAACAGAAAGCCCTGATTTCAAAAGACGATAATGTAAATGTGCTGTATTCAAATTTTTTGGGGCTTTACAATTTCACAAAACAGCTGTATTATGATTTATACACCCAAACCGACAATAAAAAATACCTTACAAAGCTTATTGAAACTCACGAAAACAGTGTTTATTACACCATCCGCTCCAAGTTGATGCTTCAAGATAAAATCAATTTTGCAGATGTTCCGCAAGCTGTTATAAAAAGGGAAAGCGAGTTAAAAAATGAAGCCGTTAACCTCAGCGCTTTAAGTGAAGATTCATCTTCGTCATTTCAAAATTATCTCGACGCGAGTACTATTTATAATTTGTTTTTAGATTCTTTGAAAACAGCCTATCCCAAATATTACCAAATGAAGTATGCCACATTGGATGCTTCACTTAAAGATTTACAAAAATATATTCCCGCCAACACTACTATAATTCGCTATTTGTTTATCGAAAAAAATTTGTACGGAATTGTTTTGGATAGCAAAAACCGAAGTATTCTTCCCCTAAAATACAAATCTGTAAAAAATCATATTGAAAAGTTAAGCGATCCAAAAGTAACTTTTGAAGTAGAATCCAACTTGCTTTATGAACTTTATCAGCAATTGTGGAAACCTTTGAGCAACCGTATTAGTAATGAAAAAATAGTTGTTATTCCAGATGGTCCATTATTCAACTTAAGTTTTGAAACCCTAACGCCTTCAAAAATAAAAAGCTATAAAGAACTTGCCACTACTAGTTTGCTGGCGAGCTATTCCATTTCGTACAACTTTAGTCTATTGCTTTTAAACGAAGACAAAAAGCCCAAAATGTTTTCTGAAAATTTTGTTGCCTTTGCTCCTGGTTTCACTAAAAAAATGAAAAGCGAATACAAAATCGCCATTACAGATTCGGTAAATAGCGACATTGCCTACCTTACTTTGCTATCGCAACCAAGTAGTGTAGAATTGGCCGAGAATTACTCTAAAATTTTTGATGGGCAATCGTTTATAAATGAAAATTCAACCAAGCAAATTTTTAAAGCCAATGCTGGCGATCACAAAATAATTCACATTGGCACACATGCAGAAAGCAACAACGTAAGTCCTGAGTTTTCCCGGCTTATTTTTGCGAAAAAATACGCGCGCGATAACAGCTACGACGAAAATTCATTGTACACTTATGAAATTTACAACACAAACCTAAACTCAAATTTAGCTATCCTAACGGCCTGCGAAACTGGAAAACCTACGTACCAGCCCGGTGAGGGAATGATTTCTTTGGCACACGCCTTCAACTATGCCGGTAGCGAAAGCATCTTGACCAGTCTTTGGCAAATTGATGAAGAAAGCAGCGTGAAGATTATTCAAAATTTTTACGAAAATCTCGCCGAAGGAATGGCAAAAGATGAAGCTTTGAGACAAGCAAAACTAAACTACATTGCAACTGCCAAAGGCCGCACCGTATCGCCCCAATATTGGGCAGGCATGGTCTTGATTGGTGACACTGCTCCCATTCAATTACAACACAATTTCAATCCTATTTGGTGGTGGGTTTTAGGATTTTTATTAATAGGTGTCTTCATTATTTTTCTTCTCAAAAGAAAGAAAATAAACAAAGCATAATCCAACTACTCCCCGACTACTTTCTAGTGTTTTTTTTTAAGATTCAAATCTCAGGTCACGGATCCTCCTATCTTTTCTTTTTCTGAACTTCCTCTTTTATCTATTTTCTTTCATCTTTTCTCTAGAATAAGTGATGACCTTTTTAAACACCATCGTTAAAAGAATAGAAACTTGTCACAGAAATACTTCGCCAAGTTTCAAAATCTATTTTAATTAACACTAAACCAGATATTATGAAACGACTTTTATTTTTTTCAGTATTAAGCATTTTTTGTTTTACTGCTTCTGCGCAAAATTGGGTGCAATTGGGTAACGATATAAATGGTAAAGCCCCCGGTGATGACTTTGGTCGCTGGGCTTCCCTTAGTGCCGATGGCAATACAGTCGCTGGGGGAGCGCAATATAATGACGACGCAGGAAACGACGCAGGCCAGGTTCGAGTGTTTAGCTACAATGGCACCGTTTGGTCTCAAAAAGGAGCAGACATTGATGGTGAAGCTGCAGATGACCACAGTAGCAGGGTCAGTCTGAGCGCAGACGGCAATACCCTTGCTGTTGGCGCCCCATATAACGATAATACGGGAAATGGTTCTGGAAATGTGAGAGTTTTTTCTTTTGATGGTGCAAACTGGGTCCAGCTCGGGGCAACTATTCCAAGTGAAACCGCAAATGATCAAAGTGGTGGAGCGGTGAGCATGAGTGCAGATGGCACCAGAGTGGCAATTGGATCAATTGATCATCGTTCCCAAGGTATAAACACAGGACAGGTGCGGGTTTTTGGCTGGAACGGAAATGCGTGGGTAAAACTAGGTTCAAACATAAATGGGGAGGCAATGGAAGATCAATTTGGATATTCCGTAAAATTAAGCGCAGATGGAAACACATTTGTTGCAGGTGCCCTATATGCTGATCCTGTAAGCAATGGTAATGGAGAAATTAGCGTCTACGAATTTAATGGGACCGAATGGATTGCAAAAGGAGATGATATTCCAGGCGAGCAAACCAATGGTAATTTTGGTTTATCTGTGGATATTAGCGCAGATGGCAACACAATAATTTCCGCAGAAAGTGAATTTAAAAGTAACAGTGGAGATCGGATAGGAAGAGCCAGAGTTTTTTCTTGGAATGGTACTTCGTGGGTTCAAAAGGGGTCCAGCATTGATGGCATGGGAGATTTTGATAAAATTGGGATAAGAGTTGCCATAAACAACCCTGGAAATATTATTGCCATAAAAGGTTTATTAGGCCCCGGAGGCGCTACCACGCTGGATGGGAATACCCGAATTTTTAAATTTAATGGAACAGATTGGGTGCAATTTGGCCAAACCATTTACGGACAAGTTGGAGACAATAGTGGCTTTGGTCTAGAATTCAGCAATACTGGAGATACAATAAGCATTGGATTCCCTCAGAGTGATGCCAACGGTCAAGATTCTGGACAGGTGAGGGTGTATAAATTTGACCAACCATTGAGTGTTATTGAAACTAATCAGGAATTCGGCATGCTTTACCCAAATCCCACCACTGGCAATTTCACGATTGATTTAGGCAAAGAACATGCAAATGTAACAGTACAGATTTACAATATACTCGGGCAACAAATCTCTTCAGAAAAATACGCTTCTGCAAAAATAATATCAAAAGAAATCACAGGTTCCATAGGAGTTTATTTTGTAAGAATAAGCACTGTCAATGAAGGATCGAAGACCTTAAGAATTATAAAAGAATAGATTGCTCAATGGGTGTCTAGTTTAATATATAAATAATAATACTAAATCTAAAAGCCATGAAAAACACAATTATATTTCTTTGTTTCCTATTTTCATTACAATTGATAGCTCAAGGACCTATACCAAGAGCTGAAGTTAACTTAGACGAAGTATATACGCAATACGGTCTGAGTGGAGAAGGTGTTCTAATTGTTATGATTGATCGGGGTATTAACTATACACATCCAGATTTTATTGATGAAAATGGTAATACGAGGCTTGCCTATATCTACGACATGGTTGATCCAACGGGAGCAAATGACCCCAACAACCCCTATGGAGTGGGCACCATCCATAATCACGACGCCATCAATACAGCACTGATAAATAATGATCCGCTGCTCTCAACAGATAGATTTGGTCATGGCACGGCAACCACCGGAATTATTTGTGGCAATGGTAGTGGCACTACAGACGGCCAATTTCATGGAGTAGCTCCAAAAGCTACTATTATTAGTATAAAAATCACTCACGATTATTTTCCTCCTTTTAATGGCCAGCCTGGGCAAGATGCTTTTTGGGATCCATCCTACATAGCTATTGCATTGCAATTTGCGTCAGATAAAATAGCCGAACTCGGACTCCCCGCTGTAACCTTAATGAATATAGGTTCAATAGGTGGCCCAACGGACGGAAGTAGCACGTATAGCAGAGCTATTGATCAATATGTGCAAAGTGGCCATACATTTGTTTGTGGAATAGGTGACGATGGCGGACGAGATAATCACGCTTCAGGTACTATTTCACAGGATCAGACCATTGAGCTTTTAGTAAATAAAACAATTGCAGGTAATTTACGCTCTGATCTTTGGTATAGTGAAAATGACCGTTTTACAGTAAGTTTTCAAAGACCTAATGGAACGGTAGAAGGTCCTTTTGCGGCTCCTAATGGCCCTAATGATGCTGTGGATCAGAACTTGGGAGATATTTTTATGTACCATCGAGGGAAAAATCAGGAATTTTGGGGATCTGACGCCAACAGAAGAGAGTTAATGGTGGATTTTACTGGAACAGGTACTTACAAAATAATTCTTCAAGGTGCAACGATAACTGATGGTGGCGAATTCCACAGTACATTAAATCCCTCTAATTTTGCTCTTAACAACAGATTCCTCTCCTATGTAGTGCACGGCTACAGCATTAATGATTATGCCAGTGCCACATTGAACATTGTACCCACAGACTATGTGATAAACGATGGATGGTATGATTTAGATGGAGTATTTCGACACTTTACAGGACAGGGCGATCCTGGAGAATTATGGATCGGCTCTAGTGGAGGGCCTACACAGGATGGAAGATTAGCTCCAGATTTTGCAGCACCGGGAGAAATCGCGTTTTGTGCCTACAGTCCCGATACGTACTATAGCCGGTCTAACAGTACACTTGTTCAAGGCGGGAACGGGCTTTATGGAATCCAAAACGCGGTAAGTGCCGCAGCACCGCTTTCCACAGGGATTATGGCATTGATGCTAGAAGTAAATCCTAATCTTACCCCTGGGCAAATAAAAACCATATTGCGCAATTCCTGTAGAGAGGATTCCTTTACTGGGTCTGTTCCCAACAATACGTGGGGGTATGGAAAAATTGACGCACTTCTTGCCATTCAAAATACAATTAGTTTGGGTATAGACCAT
This region of Aequorivita marisscotiae genomic DNA includes:
- a CDS encoding tetratricopeptide repeat protein; this encodes MKSPIEINSLEWDIIETYLDQNNVSEEALLSDKKLNQISNLSEKIAHVKQVRIEIEDSIRQSKIKEFHEHISADQKGLYIQKGAAKKTKSTTIWYSIAAVLVVLFGIFWLLQNTNSPEKIFAAHFEADPGLRTVMGTTNNYSFYEGMIVYKREEYKEAINWWQKLLPEKANNDTLNYFLGVAYLAEGNAEKSLDYLEPSSKFNEGIFKEDAAYYTALAKIKLGQMEAAKQLLKQHPSERNNKLLKALNK
- a CDS encoding S8 family peptidase encodes the protein MKNTIIFLCFLFSLQLIAQGPIPRAEVNLDEVYTQYGLSGEGVLIVMIDRGINYTHPDFIDENGNTRLAYIYDMVDPTGANDPNNPYGVGTIHNHDAINTALINNDPLLSTDRFGHGTATTGIICGNGSGTTDGQFHGVAPKATIISIKITHDYFPPFNGQPGQDAFWDPSYIAIALQFASDKIAELGLPAVTLMNIGSIGGPTDGSSTYSRAIDQYVQSGHTFVCGIGDDGGRDNHASGTISQDQTIELLVNKTIAGNLRSDLWYSENDRFTVSFQRPNGTVEGPFAAPNGPNDAVDQNLGDIFMYHRGKNQEFWGSDANRRELMVDFTGTGTYKIILQGATITDGGEFHSTLNPSNFALNNRFLSYVVHGYSINDYASATLNIVPTDYVINDGWYDLDGVFRHFTGQGDPGELWIGSSGGPTQDGRLAPDFAAPGEIAFCAYSPDTYYSRSNSTLVQGGNGLYGIQNAVSAAAPLSTGIMALMLEVNPNLTPGQIKTILRNSCREDSFTGSVPNNTWGYGKIDALLAIQNTISLGIDHIDNKAFVIYPNPSKGSFTIDLGKEYTDVTVQIYNMLGQLISEENYTSAKTIEKQINASAGMYFIKVSTAKEGSNTLRIIKQ
- a CDS encoding T9SS type A sorting domain-containing protein — encoded protein: MKRFLFFSILGIFCLTISAQTKTWVGPSGGNFNVDGNWDPFGVPSSTHDVIIPTGSVMTFNASANIKSFDFQGNAMVTIEHNISTSSVSSISTNVIVTWTTGQLSGNGTINNLGIVNIVEGPSSSQTLRDQLILNNEGTINFNDSGLFKMGYGTPTLNNLPTGILNLNTDTSIVGGNSQWGSIVNTGLIKRAQGTGVFEINAPLLNNNGTILVESGTLQFTKENTVLTDGTYNVATNGTLEWSIGINPGIICEGTLSGQLDGPINWNRKLSVATGTEAIFDFDGPAGVNWFQGDLQDDGTLTNLGILNIVDGGQSTAIRDQITLNNEGTININESGQVKLGYGNPSLNNLPTGVINLNSDGLIVGGNSQWGTIVNTGLIKRAQGTGVFEINAPLLNNNGTILVESGTLQFTKENTVLTDGIYNVATNGILEWHIGSNPGIICEGTLSGQLAGPINWNRKLSVATGTEAIFDFDGPAGVNWFQGDLQDNGTLYNLGILNIADGGQSTAIRDQITLNNEGTINVNESGQVKLGYGNPTLNNLPTGVINLNTNGSIVGGNSEWGTIVNTGIIKRAQEAGTFNIQSNVNNTGSGKIIAETGNLEFSRSLQGDGILMGNGSVQLGSNIIFEGTLSPGGYPGTLTHINDYASSTNAILAIEIYGPNAGSQFDVYDVQGDAILEGTILVDLNYEANLNDEFVILTANDITTCNLPASVTAHHDGHNYTFDVICNPNDVTLKVSNIVLGTEENSLSNLTLFPNPSNGQFIINLGQEYTNVSVQITNMLGQLISEENYTSAKTIEQQINASAGMYFVKVSTAKEGSNTLRIIKQ
- a CDS encoding T9SS type A sorting domain-containing protein; the protein is MKRLLFFSVLSIFCFTASAQNWVQLGNDINGKAPGDDFGRWASLSADGNTVAGGAQYNDDAGNDAGQVRVFSYNGTVWSQKGADIDGEAADDHSSRVSLSADGNTLAVGAPYNDNTGNGSGNVRVFSFDGANWVQLGATIPSETANDQSGGAVSMSADGTRVAIGSIDHRSQGINTGQVRVFGWNGNAWVKLGSNINGEAMEDQFGYSVKLSADGNTFVAGALYADPVSNGNGEISVYEFNGTEWIAKGDDIPGEQTNGNFGLSVDISADGNTIISAESEFKSNSGDRIGRARVFSWNGTSWVQKGSSIDGMGDFDKIGIRVAINNPGNIIAIKGLLGPGGATTLDGNTRIFKFNGTDWVQFGQTIYGQVGDNSGFGLEFSNTGDTISIGFPQSDANGQDSGQVRVYKFDQPLSVIETNQEFGMLYPNPTTGNFTIDLGKEHANVTVQIYNILGQQISSEKYASAKIISKEITGSIGVYFVRISTVNEGSKTLRIIKE
- a CDS encoding CHAT domain-containing protein, whose protein sequence is MVFKYNNFLLLILTAFLVFSQKSFGQDTDLSGIKLIDGYLLNNQLKEADIALHTQIENFKQAKQIDSLAQYTVYVGKVAFLKSNPNNAAKKADAFFKNLITLGASKRAQHKALYGLSQLYEELGNITESFNAAEKSLNTIRSVPNATHNEIGEAYYALTYSYYISGKFLDANKQAKKALSELKKSEIKNYKKISDVNNFFGIMMWRSQKLDSAQYFFENAIKTLQKIQGDSVYKVYSSSGIKLNMALVMEARGNISESIQTLERLIQDCNFVINESKDVRVVSRSKRLKWTGISNLGSLYTNIGHVNRANKLMAYIYNNRDQLYLPGDPEIPRALILLAQSQMALKETGSAVVSLEKALAIYETDSSPDVYWQAIAIANLASCYDLKGEIEKAEKSYSDAEKLYKIALGENLDDTYLGFAQDKSLFLAKNGKDEAALTTSLNAYKYLKKNGGENNSDLIAHTLNLSEVYYTIGDFAKAAEWSQKGIDYIDARTQNKSTRLDVLKLTYRKPLLILAKSEALYAQNTSKDSIFLKSLLKNLGDAFKILEEQKALISKDDNVNVLYSNFLGLYNFTKQLYYDLYTQTDNKKYLTKLIETHENSVYYTIRSKLMLQDKINFADVPQAVIKRESELKNEAVNLSALSEDSSSSFQNYLDASTIYNLFLDSLKTAYPKYYQMKYATLDASLKDLQKYIPANTTIIRYLFIEKNLYGIVLDSKNRSILPLKYKSVKNHIEKLSDPKVTFEVESNLLYELYQQLWKPLSNRISNEKIVVIPDGPLFNLSFETLTPSKIKSYKELATTSLLASYSISYNFSLLLLNEDKKPKMFSENFVAFAPGFTKKMKSEYKIAITDSVNSDIAYLTLLSQPSSVELAENYSKIFDGQSFINENSTKQIFKANAGDHKIIHIGTHAESNNVSPEFSRLIFAKKYARDNSYDENSLYTYEIYNTNLNSNLAILTACETGKPTYQPGEGMISLAHAFNYAGSESILTSLWQIDEESSVKIIQNFYENLAEGMAKDEALRQAKLNYIATAKGRTVSPQYWAGMVLIGDTAPIQLQHNFNPIWWWVLGFLLIGVFIIFLLKRKKINKA
- a CDS encoding RNA polymerase sigma factor, translating into MEDTLTQGKFKLLDAFLNNEEATIREFYIAEYPKTKYYILKNGGTIDNAKDVFQEAYFVCWKKLSSRKFQPKNEKEIEAYLFTIARNKWIDQTRTVAKRKTTSINDKMYQLAADDTPASELNKKDMQLTITLAAFENLGQGCKDLLTQFYFHKMSLRNIAENLNIEEASAKNKKYRCIQKLKELALGKN